One genomic window of Sphingobacterium oryzagri includes the following:
- the glmS gene encoding glutamine--fructose-6-phosphate transaminase (isomerizing), whose translation MCGIVGYVGSGLAYPVLIDGLKKLEYRGYDSAGVALHTGKSLEVYKKEGKVAALEEFVYGKNIQATVGIGHTRWATHGVPSDRNAHPHYSNSGTIAMIHNGIIENYAQLKNELAQKGYTFKSDTDSEVLLNFIEDIKINNDCSLEEAVRIALKRVVGAYVILLIDQDLPDTIIAARKGSPLVIGIGNNAHYLGSDASPMLAYTKEVVYINDYELAIVRPDELILKNLGNERITPFVQKLDIELAAIEKGGYDHFMLKEIFEQPQTIFDSLRGRLDAEQQTITLSGVDKIKDKLIAANRIIIVACGTSWHAGLLAEYVIEELCRINVEVEYASEFRYRNPIITDKDVIIAISQSGETADTLVAIENAKKQGATIFGLVNVVGSSIARLSDAGAYTHAGPEIGVASTKAFTAQLALLYLIALKVGLEKQTIDSTLFNKLLGDLAKVPQYVHEILEEQDSVIKEIADKYSDARDFLYLGRGYNFPIALEGALKLKEISYIHAEGYPAAEMKHGPIALVDEQLPVVFVATKDNYHEKIVSNIQEIKARKGRVIAVVSQGDNVAASLADDVMVVPQVHEIIAPILSVIPLQLLSYYIGINRGLDVDKPRNLAKSVTVE comes from the coding sequence ATGTGTGGAATTGTTGGCTACGTTGGTAGCGGCTTAGCATATCCGGTCCTCATTGACGGATTAAAGAAATTAGAATACCGTGGTTACGACAGTGCCGGTGTCGCACTGCATACAGGAAAATCCCTTGAAGTTTACAAAAAGGAAGGCAAAGTAGCTGCTTTGGAAGAATTTGTTTATGGCAAGAATATCCAGGCTACGGTAGGTATTGGCCACACGCGCTGGGCCACACACGGTGTGCCTTCGGATAGAAATGCCCATCCGCATTATTCCAATTCGGGTACAATCGCCATGATCCATAACGGCATTATCGAGAATTATGCACAGCTTAAAAATGAGTTGGCGCAAAAAGGTTATACTTTTAAGAGTGACACCGATTCAGAAGTGTTGCTTAACTTTATCGAAGATATCAAGATCAATAACGACTGCTCTTTAGAAGAGGCGGTACGTATCGCGCTGAAACGTGTGGTGGGCGCTTACGTGATCTTACTGATTGACCAAGACTTGCCTGATACTATTATTGCGGCCAGAAAAGGCAGTCCGCTTGTGATCGGTATTGGCAATAATGCGCATTACCTCGGTTCCGATGCATCGCCGATGCTTGCCTATACCAAAGAGGTGGTTTATATCAATGATTACGAATTGGCTATTGTGCGCCCTGACGAATTGATCTTGAAAAATTTGGGTAACGAACGGATTACGCCATTTGTGCAAAAACTGGATATCGAGCTGGCTGCCATTGAAAAAGGCGGATACGATCATTTCATGCTGAAAGAAATTTTTGAACAGCCACAAACCATTTTTGATTCGTTACGCGGTCGTTTGGATGCGGAGCAGCAAACCATTACGCTGAGTGGAGTCGATAAGATTAAAGATAAGCTGATCGCTGCTAATCGTATCATCATCGTGGCTTGCGGTACCAGCTGGCACGCCGGTCTATTGGCCGAGTACGTTATCGAAGAGCTGTGCCGTATCAATGTGGAAGTGGAATATGCATCAGAATTTCGCTACCGAAACCCGATCATTACCGATAAAGACGTAATCATAGCAATCTCGCAAAGTGGAGAGACGGCGGATACGCTGGTGGCAATAGAAAATGCGAAAAAACAAGGTGCTACCATCTTTGGCTTGGTCAATGTGGTAGGTTCATCTATCGCACGGCTGTCAGATGCCGGGGCATACACGCACGCAGGTCCGGAAATTGGTGTAGCCAGTACTAAAGCATTTACCGCACAATTAGCATTATTATATTTGATCGCCTTGAAAGTAGGCTTGGAGAAACAGACGATTGATAGCACGCTCTTCAACAAATTGTTGGGCGATCTAGCCAAGGTGCCGCAATATGTGCACGAGATATTAGAAGAGCAAGATAGCGTCATCAAGGAAATTGCGGATAAATATAGTGATGCGCGTGACTTCCTGTACCTTGGCAGGGGATACAATTTCCCGATTGCATTGGAAGGTGCATTGAAGTTAAAAGAAATTTCCTACATCCATGCAGAAGGTTATCCGGCTGCAGAAATGAAACATGGGCCTATTGCTTTGGTCGATGAGCAGCTTCCAGTGGTGTTCGTCGCCACAAAAGATAATTATCACGAAAAGATAGTTAGCAATATCCAAGAGATTAAAGCAAGAAAAGGCCGTGTGATTGCGGTGGTTTCGCAAGGCGATAATGTAGCTGCCAGCTTGGCGGATGACGTGATGGTGGTACCACAGGTGCATGAAATTATCGCACCGATTCTTTCGGTTATCCCACTGCAATTGTTGTCATACTACATCGGGATAAACAGAGGACTGGACGTTGATAAGCCACGTAATTTGGCGAAATCGGTTACTGTTGAATAA
- a CDS encoding Ku protein: MRAIWTGAIGFGLVNIPIKIFSAIQDSQLDLDMLDRKDLANIRYKRVNDKTGKEVPWDNIVKGYLLKDKYVVLEEADFEEALPEKNKMINLQTFVKERDIDSIYFDTPYYLEPQKGGEKAYSLLYKSLEKTGHVGLSTFVMRTTENLAIVRPYQGMLLLNKLRFEEEIRETSDLKVPSSRISKSEMDMATKLIKQNSSDFDISGYRNAYSKELLKIIKKKAQGKRATIRKINVDKEHTKASELLAKLKASLG, from the coding sequence ATGCGAGCTATTTGGACAGGAGCCATTGGGTTTGGGCTGGTTAATATCCCTATCAAAATTTTCAGTGCTATACAAGATAGTCAACTTGATCTCGATATGTTGGACCGAAAAGACCTTGCTAACATCCGCTATAAGCGGGTCAACGACAAGACAGGCAAAGAAGTGCCCTGGGATAATATTGTTAAAGGTTATTTGCTAAAAGACAAGTATGTAGTTTTGGAAGAGGCCGATTTTGAAGAAGCATTGCCCGAGAAAAACAAAATGATCAATCTCCAGACCTTTGTCAAAGAGCGGGATATTGATAGCATCTACTTTGATACGCCCTATTACCTCGAACCGCAGAAAGGCGGCGAGAAAGCTTATTCCTTATTGTATAAATCATTGGAAAAAACAGGACATGTAGGGCTGAGTACTTTTGTTATGCGTACGACTGAAAATCTGGCTATTGTGAGGCCATACCAAGGTATGCTGCTACTGAACAAACTTCGATTCGAGGAAGAGATCCGCGAAACTTCCGATCTCAAAGTGCCTAGTTCGCGTATCTCAAAAAGCGAAATGGACATGGCCACCAAACTGATCAAGCAAAACAGTTCAGATTTTGATATTTCCGGTTATCGCAATGCCTATAGTAAAGAATTACTCAAAATTATCAAGAAAAAAGCACAGGGCAAGCGCGCTACAATTCGGAAAATTAATGTGGATAAGGAGCATACCAAAGCATCGGAGCTATTAGCCAAATTAAAAGCCAGCTTAGGCTAG
- a CDS encoding DUF4954 family protein codes for MSKIIKKRLSDLGYNFIATDQDGGEYRYRNQQFKSEGSFRQLTAEEIRILERNDNYSSNWADVWVTDKFLPEQIQHSKFYGMVRIGDMENVYLDFRDLRLPCGIYHATVISCDFGHTVAVHHVRYISHFIVGNDVILANISEMETSSTAKFGNGILKHGDVEERRIRLELCNENGGRAVLPFDGMQAGDVFLWSRYRDDAELQAQFQYITEQPFSPEHGFYSEIGDRSVIKNTHTIKDVKIGTDAYIKGVNKLKNLTINSSEESFTQIGEGCELVNGIIGYGCRIFYGVKAVRFILSSNSQLKYGARLINSFLGDNSTISCCEVLNSLIFPAHEQHHNNSFLCAALVKGQSNMAAGATVGSNHNSRAADGEIVAGRGFWPGLCVSLKHNSRFASYTLIVKGDFLHELDIKFPFCLVSNEVDTNRLVILPGYWFLYNMYALMRNTSKFQARDKRKFKNQYIEYDVLAPDTVNEMFDALTEIERAVGMAFSQKGMSRQEMIDLGRALLQSDESLTEHPILLDNVEFSKRKVLLAKPRESYQVYQRMIRYYGTLELIKALEESDFESVSTQLQSIVLERVAFDNVGGQLIPADKLNHLLDELRAQRIDSWADVHSHYHEWSRSYPSDRFAHAMVSLADIKQRQLHTWDSLFIRELLMEALATRTWICAEIERARSKDYQNPFKQMIYGSYEEMEEVVGRLVDNDFINKEKQALQEFESVVNAVINKL; via the coding sequence ATGTCAAAAATCATCAAAAAACGTCTTTCCGATCTTGGGTATAATTTTATTGCTACAGATCAGGATGGCGGTGAGTATCGATATCGAAATCAACAATTTAAATCGGAGGGTTCATTCCGGCAATTAACCGCAGAGGAAATCCGGATCTTGGAGAGAAATGATAATTACTCCAGCAATTGGGCAGACGTATGGGTAACCGACAAATTTTTGCCGGAGCAGATACAGCATTCCAAATTTTATGGAATGGTTCGCATCGGCGATATGGAGAACGTTTACCTGGATTTTCGCGATCTTCGCCTGCCTTGCGGTATTTACCATGCTACGGTGATCAGTTGCGACTTTGGTCATACGGTGGCGGTGCATCACGTGCGTTATATCTCCCATTTTATTGTGGGCAACGATGTGATACTTGCTAATATCAGCGAGATGGAAACAAGCAGTACAGCTAAGTTTGGTAACGGAATCTTGAAACATGGCGATGTAGAAGAACGCCGTATTCGATTGGAATTGTGCAACGAAAATGGCGGACGTGCCGTGCTGCCCTTTGATGGGATGCAAGCTGGCGATGTGTTCTTATGGTCGCGATACCGCGATGACGCGGAGCTGCAAGCTCAGTTTCAATATATTACCGAACAGCCGTTTTCGCCAGAGCATGGTTTTTACAGCGAAATTGGTGATCGCTCGGTGATAAAAAATACGCACACGATCAAAGATGTTAAGATCGGAACAGATGCGTATATCAAAGGGGTGAATAAGCTCAAGAATTTAACGATCAATTCTTCAGAAGAGTCGTTCACGCAAATTGGTGAAGGTTGTGAATTGGTGAATGGAATCATCGGCTATGGCTGTCGTATTTTTTACGGAGTCAAAGCCGTACGTTTTATTCTTTCTTCCAACTCGCAACTCAAATATGGAGCGCGGTTGATCAATTCGTTTCTTGGGGATAATTCGACGATCTCTTGCTGCGAGGTGCTCAATTCGCTGATCTTTCCGGCGCATGAACAACATCATAACAACTCTTTTTTGTGTGCAGCGTTGGTCAAAGGACAAAGCAATATGGCGGCCGGCGCCACGGTGGGGTCAAACCACAATTCACGCGCGGCAGATGGAGAGATTGTCGCGGGGCGGGGCTTTTGGCCTGGTCTATGCGTCAGCTTGAAGCATAATTCGCGCTTCGCATCGTACACGCTTATCGTAAAGGGAGATTTCCTGCACGAGCTGGATATAAAATTTCCTTTTTGTTTGGTCAGTAACGAGGTAGATACCAATCGTTTAGTGATCTTGCCTGGTTACTGGTTTCTGTATAATATGTACGCGTTGATGCGTAATACCTCTAAATTTCAGGCCAGGGATAAACGGAAGTTTAAAAATCAGTATATCGAATACGACGTGCTTGCACCCGATACGGTGAACGAGATGTTTGATGCGCTGACCGAAATCGAGCGGGCAGTGGGCATGGCGTTTTCACAGAAGGGCATGTCACGACAGGAAATGATCGACTTAGGACGTGCGCTGTTGCAGTCGGACGAATCGCTTACCGAACACCCGATTTTGCTGGATAACGTCGAATTTTCGAAACGAAAAGTGCTGCTTGCTAAACCGCGCGAATCGTACCAGGTGTATCAACGGATGATTCGCTACTACGGCACGTTGGAATTGATTAAGGCCTTGGAAGAGAGCGATTTTGAATCGGTCTCGACACAACTGCAATCTATCGTGTTGGAAAGGGTAGCGTTTGACAACGTCGGCGGACAGTTGATTCCGGCAGATAAGTTGAATCATTTGTTGGACGAGCTACGTGCGCAGCGTATTGATTCATGGGCTGATGTACATAGCCACTACCATGAATGGAGCCGCAGCTATCCAAGCGATCGTTTTGCGCACGCTATGGTATCGTTGGCAGACATTAAGCAACGACAACTGCATACCTGGGATTCGCTTTTCATACGGGAATTGCTAATGGAAGCTTTGGCTACAAGAACTTGGATTTGCGCTGAAATCGAACGTGCACGCAGCAAAGATTACCAAAATCCATTCAAACAAATGATTTATGGATCTTACGAAGAAATGGAAGAAGTGGTTGGCCGCCTGGTCGACAATGATTTTATCAATAAAGAAAAGCAGGCTCTCCAGGAATTTGAGAGCGTGGTCAATGCTGTAATAAATAAGCTCTAG
- a CDS encoding TonB-dependent receptor, which translates to MSCIKTKLPLFIIFTLFASFCLAQTGNIRGKISDTDDGTMLTGVSVRIANSPIGASTDTAGVFTLNALEPGKYDLVLSYVGYQQLTVSEVVVTADQVLTLDLQLKREGEEIAEVVVNAKRLSNTQTAVIAEVKKAHQVVSGISQQQIKLSQDRDAGQVLSRIPGLTIVDNRFVVVRGLPERYNQVMFNNVIAPSSEVDRRTFSFDLIPSNVLDRILINKSGSAENPGDFSGGLIKVFTSAPANENFTTFSLGSNYRAGTTFKPYLYNRMSGTDFLGFDNSNRPLPSAFPSTNTLRNSTLNDPVRVSAPRMLNNDLSTRQMNAIPDINFGASMGRAWNFGGQRLSLLAALNYSQSFVYYEREFARYLTQDEANPTMALDPRFIYTDQRYEKENRVSALANLTYVFNPYHKIELKSLFNQIGENVNLVRSGVDFIQFEENMRRNYLFQYRSRSIATEQLEGTHRFAEGRSTVNWVVGFNYLNEQQPNLRRFRTMDNAGDGVYRMIIPPSSNLVETGTYHGDLNEIGLNNGVNFTQQLGSEDRESPILLKAGYMIDYRSRRFGSRYFSYRGASGVNTDSYATLPLDQIFANDNFGSDGFIIEEGTSPRDSYDATNFLSAGYAGVELPLGDFYVSAGLRFEYNILRLNSALDNGTPVNVDNPVFSPLGFVNLEYAFSDAHKVRASYGRTVNRPEFREIAPFLFYDFEFDAGRYGNPDLETANIDNFDLRYEFYPRNGETLSLGTFYKRFTNPIETAILLQGGDNPAFTFTNAAGGAYNYGVELEVRKSFRDLTSSAFVDKLSVNLNASLIKSEVDYGTSADVVAQDRIRPMQGQSPYVTNLILAYQDDEKGWQVSGAYNVVGPRIYAIGSVQFPAIYELPRNAVDLTITKNIKQFSIKAGVQDLLNAPYRFYQDTNRDQRIDINVDDVIMNYRRGPLCTLGLTYTIK; encoded by the coding sequence ATGAGTTGCATAAAAACCAAGCTGCCTTTATTCATTATTTTTACGTTGTTTGCAAGTTTTTGTTTAGCCCAGACGGGTAATATCCGTGGAAAAATAAGCGATACGGACGACGGTACTATGCTTACAGGCGTAAGTGTGCGTATAGCGAATAGTCCAATCGGTGCTTCCACCGATACTGCAGGGGTTTTTACATTAAATGCACTGGAGCCGGGTAAATATGACCTTGTGCTCTCTTATGTTGGTTACCAACAGTTAACCGTAAGCGAAGTGGTGGTCACCGCTGATCAAGTGTTGACGCTTGATCTTCAACTGAAACGCGAAGGCGAAGAAATAGCTGAGGTAGTCGTTAATGCGAAAAGGCTATCCAACACGCAAACGGCCGTGATTGCGGAAGTGAAAAAAGCACATCAGGTAGTCAGTGGTATTTCGCAGCAGCAAATTAAGCTATCTCAGGATAGAGACGCCGGTCAGGTGTTGAGCCGCATACCGGGTTTGACAATCGTGGATAACCGTTTTGTAGTTGTGCGTGGTTTGCCGGAACGGTATAATCAGGTGATGTTCAACAACGTTATCGCGCCAAGTTCCGAAGTAGATCGTCGTACCTTTTCTTTCGATTTGATACCGAGTAACGTATTAGATAGAATTCTAATCAATAAATCGGGTTCTGCAGAAAATCCCGGTGACTTTTCCGGTGGTTTAATTAAGGTGTTTACAAGTGCGCCGGCCAATGAAAATTTTACGACATTCTCTTTAGGTTCTAATTATCGCGCAGGAACTACCTTTAAGCCCTATCTATATAACCGCATGTCAGGCACAGACTTTTTAGGTTTTGATAATTCCAATAGACCGCTGCCAAGTGCATTTCCATCAACCAATACTTTACGCAATTCTACACTTAATGATCCTGTCCGCGTCTCGGCACCGCGTATGCTGAACAATGATTTGAGCACACGGCAAATGAATGCTATTCCGGATATCAATTTTGGCGCAAGCATGGGGCGTGCCTGGAATTTCGGAGGACAACGCTTAAGCTTGCTTGCCGCATTGAATTACTCGCAGTCGTTTGTTTACTATGAGCGCGAGTTTGCGCGCTACTTAACGCAAGATGAGGCAAATCCTACTATGGCATTAGATCCGCGTTTTATCTACACCGATCAGCGTTATGAAAAAGAAAATAGAGTAAGTGCACTAGCCAATTTGACTTATGTATTTAACCCATACCACAAGATCGAATTGAAGTCGTTGTTTAACCAAATAGGTGAAAATGTAAACCTGGTGAGAAGTGGTGTCGATTTTATTCAGTTTGAGGAAAACATGCGGAGAAACTATTTGTTCCAATACCGCTCACGAAGCATTGCTACAGAACAACTGGAAGGTACACACCGCTTTGCCGAAGGTCGCTCAACCGTAAATTGGGTCGTAGGTTTCAACTATCTCAATGAACAGCAGCCGAACTTGCGTCGATTCAGAACGATGGACAATGCTGGTGATGGCGTGTATCGTATGATTATCCCGCCAAGTTCTAATTTGGTGGAAACAGGTACTTACCATGGCGACCTAAATGAAATAGGCTTAAACAACGGTGTGAATTTCACGCAGCAACTTGGTAGTGAAGATCGCGAATCGCCTATTTTATTAAAGGCCGGTTACATGATAGATTACCGTAGCCGGAGGTTTGGTTCGCGTTATTTCTCTTACCGTGGTGCATCCGGGGTGAATACTGATAGTTACGCTACTTTACCGTTAGATCAAATCTTTGCAAACGATAATTTTGGCTCAGACGGATTTATTATTGAAGAAGGAACATCCCCAAGAGATAGTTATGATGCAACCAACTTTTTGTCTGCAGGTTATGCGGGTGTGGAGTTGCCGTTAGGTGATTTCTACGTCTCTGCGGGTTTGCGTTTTGAATATAACATTTTACGTTTAAATTCAGCACTAGATAACGGTACGCCTGTCAATGTCGATAATCCCGTATTTTCTCCATTAGGATTTGTCAACTTGGAGTACGCCTTTTCTGATGCGCACAAAGTGCGTGCAAGCTATGGTCGAACCGTTAATAGACCAGAGTTTAGGGAGATTGCACCATTCTTATTTTACGATTTCGAATTTGATGCTGGCCGCTATGGTAATCCGGATTTGGAAACTGCAAACATCGATAATTTTGATTTACGCTACGAGTTTTACCCACGCAATGGCGAAACCTTGAGCTTAGGTACTTTTTACAAACGCTTTACTAATCCTATCGAAACCGCTATCCTGTTACAAGGAGGAGACAATCCGGCATTCACCTTTACGAATGCGGCAGGTGGCGCGTACAATTACGGCGTCGAGTTGGAAGTACGCAAGTCTTTCCGTGATCTGACGAGTAGTGCGTTTGTCGACAAATTGAGTGTTAACCTGAATGCTTCCTTAATCAAATCTGAAGTAGATTATGGCACTTCGGCAGATGTGGTGGCACAAGATCGTATACGCCCTATGCAAGGACAGTCGCCTTATGTAACCAACTTGATTTTAGCTTATCAAGATGATGAAAAAGGTTGGCAAGTTAGCGGCGCATACAATGTTGTCGGTCCGCGTATCTACGCTATCGGCAGCGTGCAGTTCCCGGCAATTTACGAGTTGCCAAGAAATGCGGTAGACCTTACCATCACGAAAAATATCAAACAGTTTAGTATAAAGGCTGGTGTGCAGGATTTGCTCAACGCGCCTTACCGATTCTATCAAGATACCAATCGCGACCAGCGTATTGACATCAATGTGGATGATGTCATCATGAACTATCGCAGAGGGCCGTTATGCACGCTAGGATTGACATATACGATAAAATAG
- a CDS encoding DUF4886 domain-containing protein: MKKFLFLIVLILVSRATSFAQQDSILRILAIGNSFSEDGIENYLHELADAADKQIIIGNLYIGGAPLALHVENATKQAAAYSYRKIELDGHKKTTEQVSIADALADERWDYISFQQASPLSGNYTSIETSLPTLVNYVRTIVGPTPAFVYHQTWAYQADADHEGFKNYNNDQLTMYRAITAASKKVNKLGYFKAIIPAGTAVQNGRSSRIGDHYTRDGYHLQLDYGRFTAACTWFEKLFHLDVRQIAYKPASVTSEQAEIAKRAAHAAVKKPYKVTKIKL, from the coding sequence ATGAAAAAATTTTTATTTTTAATCGTCTTGATTTTAGTAAGCCGGGCAACGAGCTTTGCGCAACAAGATAGCATACTGCGCATATTGGCTATCGGCAATAGCTTTTCAGAAGATGGCATAGAAAATTACCTGCACGAACTGGCCGATGCCGCAGACAAGCAGATCATCATTGGTAACCTCTATATTGGCGGCGCGCCGCTCGCACTCCACGTGGAAAATGCGACGAAGCAAGCTGCAGCCTACAGCTATAGAAAAATTGAGTTAGACGGTCACAAGAAAACAACAGAACAAGTAAGTATAGCCGACGCGCTGGCCGATGAGCGATGGGATTACATCAGTTTTCAACAAGCTAGTCCGCTATCCGGCAATTATACCAGCATTGAAACGAGTTTACCTACATTAGTAAACTATGTGCGCACCATTGTTGGGCCAACACCTGCTTTTGTTTATCACCAGACCTGGGCTTATCAAGCGGATGCTGATCACGAAGGCTTTAAGAACTACAATAACGATCAGCTGACCATGTATCGGGCGATAACCGCAGCTTCCAAAAAAGTAAACAAACTGGGATACTTTAAAGCGATCATTCCGGCAGGCACGGCCGTGCAGAATGGGAGAAGTAGCCGAATTGGCGACCACTACACCCGTGATGGTTATCATCTCCAACTCGATTATGGCCGTTTTACGGCAGCATGCACCTGGTTTGAGAAACTATTTCATCTTGATGTTCGCCAAATAGCCTACAAACCCGCTAGTGTAACGAGCGAGCAAGCTGAGATTGCGAAACGTGCTGCACACGCAGCTGTTAAAAAACCTTATAAAGTGACAAAAATAAAGCTCTAG
- the ligD gene encoding DNA ligase D, with protein MSALDKYVQKRDFSKTSEPKARKARKSVKLRFVVQRHHASRLHYDFRLEMDGVLKSWAIPKGPSLNPKDKRLAVMVEDHPISYRSFEGEIPKGNYGFGAVSIFDQGFYTSIATGDTETDLLQALENGSLKIKLQGKKLRGEFALVKIKNPQEENAWLLIKHQDEHAVEDDYNAEDQITDDIKQAGVAFRKTAAKGTSSETEIDKKINASRRSKESSSQTNTTNLLAPMLAVLAEQVDEDSDWLFEQKLDGFRAITQFTGGKAQIFSRNGLSFNSKFPSIVDTFANWDRQVILDGELLIEDSKGMAHFQLLQHGEPIPAKHSLRYHVFDILMLDGNDLRDYPVVERKDLLERLLRKQGAKNLCFVPAHEGPLSTVLKTAKKNKWEGVVAKEANSRYLSGKRSSLWLKIKLQQTQEAIVVGYTAPAGSRQGFGALALAVQGEKGLDYIGNVGTGFTDALLKELTQQLQKTIVKRKPLPQETSVANERQVTWVKPALVAEIAFSAWTNDGHLRHPVFKALRKDKKLREIKREVPVKIMQNDRELKFGRKTLQLSNQKKVYWPQDQLTKGDLLNYYEHVADFILPFLKDKPISLNRFPNGIDKASFFQKDIVEGSGPSWLKTVKLTSEASGDTVNYLLCNDLPTLLWIANMGSIEINPWLASYRTKNKPVFAVLDIDPNGVDFKEVVAVALTAKTILDHAGVKSFIKTSGSTGLHIYVHTAAQYDFDITRDFVQMLAELLHEQHPDTTSLERSPNKRKNKIYLDYMQNKRAQTIVAPYSVRPKPQATVSTPLAWDEVDEKLSIQQFTMATVVERIRTKPDPWQTIFDEKVNLRKAIAAF; from the coding sequence ATGTCGGCCTTAGATAAATATGTACAAAAACGTGATTTTAGTAAAACGAGCGAACCTAAAGCTCGTAAAGCACGCAAATCTGTCAAGCTACGCTTTGTTGTGCAGCGACATCACGCCTCCCGATTGCATTATGATTTTAGATTAGAGATGGACGGCGTTTTGAAAAGCTGGGCAATTCCCAAAGGACCTTCGCTAAACCCAAAGGACAAACGATTGGCGGTGATGGTGGAAGACCATCCCATAAGTTACCGTAGTTTTGAAGGCGAAATACCGAAAGGAAATTACGGATTTGGAGCGGTGAGCATATTCGATCAAGGATTTTACACGTCAATAGCAACAGGCGATACCGAAACGGACCTGCTGCAAGCATTGGAAAATGGAAGTTTGAAGATTAAATTGCAGGGCAAGAAACTACGGGGCGAGTTTGCTTTGGTAAAAATAAAAAATCCGCAGGAGGAAAACGCTTGGCTATTGATCAAACATCAGGACGAACATGCTGTGGAAGATGACTACAATGCAGAGGATCAGATCACGGATGACATCAAGCAGGCTGGCGTTGCATTTCGAAAAACGGCGGCGAAAGGCACATCATCCGAAACGGAAATAGATAAGAAAATAAATGCAAGTAGAAGAAGCAAAGAAAGTAGTTCCCAAACCAACACGACCAACCTGCTAGCGCCCATGCTTGCGGTGCTTGCGGAACAGGTAGACGAGGATAGTGATTGGCTATTCGAACAAAAATTGGACGGCTTTCGTGCGATTACACAGTTTACAGGAGGAAAAGCGCAGATTTTTTCGCGAAATGGCCTGTCTTTTAATAGCAAGTTTCCCAGTATCGTAGACACATTTGCCAACTGGGACCGACAGGTGATCCTGGATGGTGAATTGCTGATCGAAGACAGCAAGGGGATGGCTCATTTTCAACTTTTGCAACATGGTGAGCCCATTCCAGCAAAGCATAGCTTGCGGTATCACGTGTTTGATATCCTGATGCTCGACGGAAACGATCTGCGTGACTATCCCGTGGTAGAGCGTAAAGATTTGCTTGAGCGTTTACTAAGAAAACAAGGCGCAAAAAATCTGTGTTTTGTGCCTGCACATGAAGGACCGTTGAGCACGGTATTGAAAACAGCAAAGAAAAACAAATGGGAGGGTGTTGTAGCCAAAGAAGCCAATAGCCGATACCTATCCGGCAAACGAAGCTCGCTGTGGTTGAAGATTAAGTTGCAACAAACGCAGGAAGCGATTGTCGTCGGTTACACGGCGCCCGCAGGATCGCGACAAGGATTTGGCGCATTGGCATTAGCGGTACAAGGAGAAAAAGGGTTGGATTATATTGGAAACGTCGGGACGGGATTTACTGATGCACTTTTAAAAGAACTTACCCAGCAATTGCAGAAAACGATTGTAAAGCGCAAGCCGCTCCCGCAGGAAACATCGGTCGCAAACGAACGCCAGGTAACTTGGGTTAAACCTGCGCTCGTTGCCGAGATTGCATTTTCGGCATGGACAAATGATGGTCATCTGCGTCATCCTGTTTTTAAAGCTTTGCGCAAGGATAAGAAGCTGCGAGAAATTAAGCGAGAGGTGCCGGTGAAAATTATGCAAAACGATCGGGAGTTGAAATTTGGTCGTAAAACGCTTCAGCTCAGCAATCAGAAGAAAGTGTATTGGCCACAAGATCAGCTTACGAAAGGCGATTTATTAAACTACTACGAACATGTCGCCGACTTTATCTTGCCATTCTTAAAAGATAAGCCGATCTCGCTGAATAGATTTCCTAACGGAATTGACAAGGCTAGTTTTTTTCAAAAAGATATCGTAGAAGGTAGCGGGCCGTCGTGGTTGAAGACGGTCAAGCTGACTTCCGAAGCTTCTGGCGATACGGTCAACTATTTGCTTTGCAACGATTTGCCCACCTTGCTGTGGATTGCCAATATGGGCTCGATCGAAATTAATCCCTGGCTAGCCAGTTACCGAACGAAAAACAAACCTGTTTTTGCCGTTTTGGACATTGATCCAAATGGCGTAGACTTTAAGGAAGTTGTTGCCGTCGCGCTCACCGCGAAAACAATACTGGATCATGCCGGTGTCAAGAGCTTTATCAAAACCTCTGGCTCTACCGGATTACATATATACGTACATACGGCTGCACAGTATGACTTTGATATCACGCGAGATTTTGTGCAGATGCTTGCTGAATTGCTGCATGAACAACATCCCGATACGACAAGCTTGGAGCGATCGCCTAATAAGCGAAAAAACAAGATTTACCTGGACTACATGCAGAATAAACGCGCACAAACAATCGTAGCGCCGTATTCCGTGCGACCGAAGCCACAGGCCACCGTGTCGACACCATTGGCCTGGGATGAAGTTGATGAAAAGCTTAGTATACAGCAGTTCACGATGGCAACCGTCGTCGAACGCATTCGGACAAAACCTGATCCTTGGCAGACGATCTTCGACGAAAAGGTAAATCTCCGGAAAGCGATAGCCGCATTTTGA